A window of the Streptomyces formicae genome harbors these coding sequences:
- a CDS encoding peptidoglycan-binding protein, with amino-acid sequence MTRESVSLAQVRPGQAGDSVRVLQRALAKEVASVFPDAMLTSPEYGTYGPTTREAVAQVQRNLGYHGSDADGVIGAATLRYLAGKYGFDVAGATEPHTAAGTPGKLALSQVLYHDPHDKAGEAAMRAYAQRACELTGMDPRYGVPALVTIAKRESSYNDPRWRVNTTDVNAHGPRVADGHPQNCSRGVTQCIPSTFAAYHQAGTALTPYDVVACMCATINYVRARYGVDRSGSNFAARVQQADPHRSPRGY; translated from the coding sequence ATGACTCGTGAATCGGTATCACTTGCGCAAGTGCGGCCTGGTCAGGCCGGCGACAGTGTCCGTGTACTCCAGCGCGCTCTGGCGAAGGAGGTGGCTTCGGTATTCCCCGATGCGATGCTGACGTCGCCGGAGTATGGAACATACGGGCCGACAACCAGGGAAGCCGTGGCTCAGGTGCAGCGCAACCTGGGGTATCACGGCAGCGATGCGGACGGTGTCATCGGCGCTGCGACGTTGCGCTATCTGGCAGGCAAGTACGGCTTCGATGTCGCCGGGGCAACCGAACCGCACACGGCCGCAGGCACCCCCGGCAAACTCGCTCTCTCCCAGGTGCTCTACCACGACCCCCACGACAAGGCGGGGGAGGCGGCGATGCGCGCCTACGCCCAGCGGGCCTGCGAACTGACCGGGATGGATCCCCGCTACGGAGTGCCGGCCCTGGTCACGATCGCCAAGCGGGAGTCCTCGTACAACGATCCGCGCTGGCGGGTGAACACCACCGATGTGAACGCTCACGGGCCCCGGGTGGCCGACGGGCACCCGCAGAACTGCTCGCGTGGGGTTACCCAGTGCATCCCGTCCACGTTCGCCGCCTATCACCAGGCGGGCACCGCGCTGACGCCGTACGACGTCGTGGCGTGCATGTGCGCGACGATCAATTACGTCCGCGCCCGCTACGGCGTCGACCGGTCCGGGTCGAACTTCGCCGCCCGCGTCCAGCAGGCCGATCCCCACCGCTCCCCGCGCGGCTACTGA
- a CDS encoding helix-turn-helix domain-containing protein — protein MHIRDSRSFTELLRLQSLSQRKLADIAHVSQAFISLLAHGRRGARPETAWRIATALGVLTEELFSTTTAAPTTPIPTPTPAPAPTPTPTPTPTATHFARHKLSKDRRPTRTHRPRTHRPTPCTTHQAAA, from the coding sequence ATGCACATCCGTGACAGCCGAAGCTTCACCGAACTCCTCAGACTCCAATCACTCTCCCAACGCAAACTCGCCGACATCGCCCACGTATCCCAAGCCTTCATCTCCCTCCTCGCACACGGACGCCGCGGAGCCCGCCCCGAAACCGCCTGGCGCATCGCCACAGCACTCGGCGTCCTCACCGAAGAACTCTTCAGCACCACCACCGCAGCCCCCACCACACCCATCCCCACACCCACACCCGCACCCGCCCCCACACCCACACCCACACCCACACCCACCGCAACCCACTTCGCCCGCCACAAACTCAGCAAAGACCGCCGCCCCACACGAACCCACCGCCCCCGAACCCACCGCCCCACCCCCTGCACCACCCACCAAGCCGCAGCCTGA
- a CDS encoding SH3 domain-containing protein → MAASPAAAGGGALQATVRGQVVSTSPLNVRTVPSTDSQPGGTLLRPGASVNITCKVRAQVIGGNQIWYRLQSGEWVTARYVRNSAAVPFCWPPSATGLRMVPSVG, encoded by the coding sequence GTGGCCGCTTCCCCGGCCGCCGCCGGCGGCGGCGCTCTGCAGGCCACCGTCCGCGGCCAGGTCGTCTCCACCTCGCCGCTCAACGTCCGCACTGTCCCGTCAACCGACTCACAACCCGGAGGCACGTTGCTGCGGCCCGGTGCGAGCGTGAACATCACCTGCAAGGTCCGCGCTCAGGTCATCGGCGGGAACCAGATCTGGTACCGCCTCCAATCCGGAGAGTGGGTGACCGCCCGCTACGTCCGCAACTCCGCTGCGGTCCCCTTCTGCTGGCCGCCCTCCGCCACCGGGCTGAGGATGGTGCCCAGCGTCGGCTGA
- a CDS encoding helix-turn-helix domain-containing protein, with product MRIRDSRRFTELLRLQSLSQRKLADIAHVSQAFISLLAHGRRGARPETAWRIATALGVLTEELFSTTTAAPTTPIPAPTPTPTPTATHFARHKLSKDRRPTRTHRPRTHRPTPCTTHQAAA from the coding sequence ATGCGTATCCGTGACAGCCGACGCTTCACCGAACTCCTCAGACTCCAATCACTCTCCCAACGCAAACTCGCCGACATCGCCCACGTATCCCAAGCCTTCATCTCCCTCCTCGCACACGGACGCCGCGGAGCCCGCCCCGAAACCGCCTGGCGCATCGCCACAGCACTCGGCGTCCTCACCGAAGAACTCTTCAGCACCACCACCGCAGCCCCCACCACACCCATCCCCGCACCCACACCCACACCCACACCCACCGCAACCCACTTCGCCCGCCACAAACTCAGCAAAGACCGCCGCCCCACACGAACCCACCGCCCCCGAACCCACCGCCCCACCCCCTGCACCACCCACCAAGCCGCAGCCTGA
- a CDS encoding serine hydrolase yields the protein MLTVPLPLRARCRDLVAGVAAFLISFYASATPPAASHREEARATSPPAAQARICTSAQPQLARQLERNLHRTLSQNAGSVAVALQDEHTHTHCAFRSRVPFDSASVVKVTVLGALLHQTSLARRSLTAEERQLAASMITHSDNAATSVLWNRIGRSGLELFARAAGMHSTRFGPGGLWGLTQITAEDQLALLALLRTRNAVLDDTARSYATNLMRHVVPEQRWGVTAGFPGSSPAAVKNGWLPRSQRQWRVHSIGTFHAEGASYSLVILSDGNRLFSQGKDSIEELARVIHEGLEKYRKNTHYELASK from the coding sequence ATGCTCACCGTTCCCTTACCGCTACGTGCCCGCTGCCGCGACCTCGTCGCCGGCGTCGCCGCGTTCCTGATCAGCTTCTATGCGTCAGCCACTCCGCCGGCGGCCTCTCACCGGGAAGAGGCCCGTGCCACTTCCCCGCCCGCCGCCCAGGCACGCATCTGCACATCGGCACAACCCCAACTCGCCCGACAGCTGGAGCGGAACCTCCATCGCACGCTGTCGCAGAACGCCGGATCGGTAGCTGTCGCGCTTCAGGACGAACACACGCATACGCACTGTGCCTTTCGCTCCCGGGTACCGTTCGACTCCGCCAGCGTGGTGAAGGTGACCGTCCTGGGCGCGCTGCTCCACCAGACCTCCCTGGCCCGCCGGTCACTGACCGCCGAAGAGCGCCAGCTGGCCGCGAGCATGATCACCCATTCCGACAACGCGGCAACCAGCGTGCTGTGGAACCGTATCGGCCGCTCCGGGCTGGAGCTGTTCGCTCGCGCGGCGGGTATGCACTCCACACGGTTCGGCCCCGGCGGTCTGTGGGGGCTGACCCAGATCACCGCGGAAGATCAACTGGCCCTGCTCGCCCTGCTCAGGACGCGTAATGCCGTCCTTGACGACACGGCACGCTCATACGCGACGAACCTGATGAGGCACGTAGTGCCTGAACAACGCTGGGGAGTCACGGCGGGGTTTCCCGGATCCTCTCCGGCCGCGGTGAAGAACGGCTGGCTTCCACGCTCCCAGCGCCAATGGCGGGTTCACAGCATCGGCACCTTCCACGCCGAAGGCGCCTCCTACTCCCTGGTGATCCTCAGCGACGGCAACCGCCTGTTCTCCCAGGGGAAGGACTCCATCGAAGAACTGGCCCGAGTCATCCACGAGGGCCTCGAGAAGTACCGGAAGAACACACACTACGAACTCGCGTCCAAGTGA
- a CDS encoding transglycosylase family protein, translating into MFTSPPFSGLRRRLRTATTAVVLACAVSAPTSAGTAQAAPQHVWEDLAACESSGNWRANTGNGFYGGLQFTPSTWRGHGGTRFAPRADLASPAEQISVAKRVLRHQGWGAWPVCSRRLAPKARATARGPVPAVPHAPAARRTYRVQPGDTLNGIATAHRVPGGWHALYGTNLDTIAHPDVIYPGQVLRLT; encoded by the coding sequence TTGTTCACCTCACCCCCGTTTTCCGGGCTCCGGCGCCGTCTGCGCACGGCCACGACCGCTGTCGTCCTCGCCTGCGCCGTGAGCGCCCCCACGAGTGCGGGCACCGCACAAGCGGCGCCACAGCACGTCTGGGAGGATCTCGCCGCCTGCGAAAGCAGCGGCAACTGGCGCGCCAATACCGGCAACGGCTTCTACGGAGGGCTGCAGTTCACCCCGTCGACCTGGCGGGGACACGGAGGTACCCGCTTCGCTCCCCGTGCCGATCTGGCATCGCCCGCCGAGCAGATCTCGGTCGCCAAGCGCGTTCTGCGACACCAGGGCTGGGGTGCCTGGCCCGTATGCTCGCGCCGTCTGGCCCCCAAGGCCCGCGCAACAGCCCGGGGCCCGGTGCCGGCCGTTCCCCACGCCCCGGCCGCACGCAGGACCTACCGCGTACAGCCCGGCGACACCCTGAACGGCATCGCTACCGCCCACCGCGTGCCCGGAGGATGGCATGCCCTGTACGGCACCAACCTCGACACCATCGCGCACCCTGACGTGATCTACCCCGGTCAGGTCCTGCGTCTGACGTGA
- a CDS encoding transposase: protein MHPRPATRPPAERCAGCLGVVSSGRGALCGSSSRVWAGGAGRTAWRLVRGGTTSRASSTLICWGALPGRAAHHDPARGCPASAGWGTVSPGCSALDSVHGTAPFTCTASPPYRTCRVCIDRVAVTGKVRRFSGGVYDFGLHVVWCSKYRCPVLGGQVADRLGGAGPGQGGRARVGDHRARGDARPRARVRRARPEVTVSYVADQFKGFTSRVLRAQFGHLKSRMPTLWSSSYLAASAGAVSAESVLLALQRGAAGTA, encoded by the coding sequence GTGCATCCTCGCCCCGCCACGAGGCCTCCCGCAGAGCGTTGTGCGGGATGCCTCGGGGTGGTGTCATCGGGCCGGGGCGCCCTGTGCGGTTCGTCAAGCCGGGTCTGGGCAGGGGGCGCAGGCAGAACGGCGTGGCGGCTGGTCCGCGGTGGGACGACGTCACGTGCTTCTTCGACGTTGATCTGCTGGGGGGCGCTGCCGGGCCGGGCAGCCCATCACGACCCAGCCAGGGGATGCCCTGCTTCGGCGGGGTGGGGAACGGTTTCTCCGGGCTGCTCTGCCCTTGATTCGGTGCACGGGACAGCACCGTTCACCTGTACCGCCTCTCCGCCGTACCGGACCTGCCGCGTGTGTATTGATCGTGTGGCTGTGACAGGGAAGGTTCGCCGGTTCTCCGGCGGCGTGTACGACTTCGGGCTTCACGTGGTGTGGTGCTCGAAGTACCGCTGTCCGGTCCTCGGCGGCCAGGTCGCAGACCGGCTTGGAGGAGCTGGTCCGGGCCAGGGCGGACGAGCGCGGGTGGGAGATCATCGCGCTCGAGGTGATGCCCGGCCGCGTGCACGTGTTCGTCGGGCACGACCCGAAGTCACTGTCTCCTACGTGGCCGACCAGTTCAAGGGCTTCACCTCTCGCGTGCTGCGGGCGCAGTTCGGGCACCTCAAGAGCCGCATGCCCACGCTGTGGTCGTCGTCGTACCTCGCGGCATCGGCCGGCGCGGTGAGCGCGGAATCGGTGCTGCTCGCTCTGCAACGGGGCGCTGCAGGAACGGCGTGA
- a CDS encoding urea carboxylase-associated family protein, with the protein MNSFIVPACSGRAWEVPAGHLCRIITVDGPQVGDFNVWNRHDAGERFWAARTRQLQRAHVSTYDRLWSCLPFLRPLLTITKDTLAGYSPGGDGGRVHDLLGTHCDLYVNRLLTGRVLDDQCHANLVRAVRPYGLTEFDVHDVLGVFHCTGLNKHDQYVMKECPARPGDYLEFFAELDLLCALSTCPGGDMSVPMWGPYAHAPVEGCRPIAIVVYAVDDALLEGWTPPPQRAAHSNPGGVGLRSWL; encoded by the coding sequence GTGAACAGCTTCATTGTTCCGGCCTGTTCCGGTCGGGCCTGGGAAGTTCCCGCCGGTCACTTGTGCCGCATCATCACCGTGGACGGCCCGCAGGTCGGCGACTTCAACGTGTGGAACCGGCACGATGCGGGGGAGCGCTTCTGGGCGGCCCGCACCCGCCAGCTCCAGCGCGCCCACGTGAGCACCTACGACCGCCTGTGGTCCTGCCTTCCCTTCCTGCGCCCCCTGCTGACGATCACCAAGGACACGCTCGCCGGCTACAGTCCCGGCGGCGACGGCGGGCGCGTGCACGACCTGCTCGGCACCCACTGCGACCTCTATGTCAACCGCCTGCTCACCGGCCGGGTCCTGGACGACCAGTGCCACGCGAACCTGGTCCGCGCCGTCCGGCCGTACGGCCTCACCGAGTTCGACGTACACGACGTCCTGGGCGTCTTCCACTGCACCGGCCTCAACAAGCACGACCAGTACGTCATGAAGGAGTGTCCGGCCCGGCCGGGCGACTACCTCGAGTTCTTCGCCGAACTCGATCTGCTGTGCGCGCTGTCCACCTGTCCCGGCGGCGACATGTCCGTGCCCATGTGGGGCCCGTACGCACACGCCCCCGTCGAGGGCTGCCGCCCGATCGCGATCGTGGTCTACGCGGTCGACGACGCCCTGCTGGAAGGCTGGACACCGCCCCCGCAGCGCGCCGCCCACAGCAACCCGGGCGGCGTGGGGCTGCGCAGCTGGTTGTAG
- a CDS encoding AMIN-like domain-containing (lipo)protein, with product MPHRLATTTPPPQPPPPHPHPDIPHPQPAPRHTPPPHTTNRLTAELSQHPHFDRITIHTTRNLTNITIRTAKELHYGNSGKPVPLTGTRLLLITLTTSRTHNTPPCTYQGPRLTTTHHMTKIKGFALTDITNNTITFGAAFTTNPSHRIIRHHPPTTLTIDIIH from the coding sequence ATGCCGCACCGCCTCGCCACCACCACACCACCCCCACAGCCGCCGCCCCCACACCCCCACCCGGACATCCCCCACCCCCAGCCCGCCCCCCGGCACACACCACCCCCGCACACAACAAACAGACTCACCGCCGAACTGAGCCAGCACCCCCACTTCGACCGCATCACCATCCACACCACAAGGAACCTCACCAACATCACCATCCGGACCGCAAAAGAACTCCACTACGGCAACTCCGGAAAACCAGTCCCCCTCACCGGAACCCGCCTGCTCCTCATCACACTCACCACCAGCCGCACCCACAACACACCCCCCTGCACCTACCAAGGCCCCCGCCTCACCACCACACACCACATGACCAAAATCAAAGGATTCGCACTCACCGACATCACCAACAACACCATCACCTTCGGCGCAGCATTCACCACCAACCCCAGCCACCGCATCATCCGCCACCACCCCCCGACCACCCTCACCATCGACATCATCCACTGA
- a CDS encoding VOC family protein — MDITIHWTFLPHDDPDASLAFYRDTLGFEVRNDVGYDGMRWITVGPAGQPGTSIVLEPPAAGPGITDDERRMIVEMMAKGSYARLTLATADLDSTFKRVQAGGGEVVQEPTEQPYGIRDCAFRDPSGNLIRINELR, encoded by the coding sequence ATGGACATCACCATTCACTGGACCTTCCTTCCGCACGACGACCCGGACGCCTCCCTGGCCTTCTACCGCGACACTCTCGGCTTCGAGGTCCGCAACGACGTCGGATACGACGGCATGCGCTGGATCACGGTCGGCCCCGCCGGCCAGCCCGGCACATCCATCGTCCTGGAACCGCCGGCCGCCGGTCCCGGCATCACCGATGACGAGCGCCGCATGATCGTCGAAATGATGGCCAAAGGGAGTTACGCCCGCCTCACCCTGGCCACCGCCGACCTGGACAGCACCTTCAAACGGGTGCAGGCCGGCGGCGGCGAGGTCGTGCAGGAGCCGACCGAGCAGCCATACGGGATCCGCGACTGCGCCTTCCGTGACCCTTCGGGCAACCTGATCCGCATCAACGAACTGCGCTGA
- a CDS encoding ATP-binding cassette domain-containing protein — MATRAEAQSPALHVADSHGLIRVHGARENNLKDVSVEIPKRRLTVFTGVSGSGKSSLVFDTIAAESQRLINETYSAFVQGFMPTLARPEVDVLDGLTTAISVDQQRMGGDPRSTVGTATDANAMLRILFSRLGKPHIGPPGAYSFNTASVKASGAITVERGDRKAVKATFSRTGGMCTHCEGRGKVSDIDLTQLYDDTKSIAEGAFTIPGWKSDNVWTVGIYAESGFLDPNKPIRRFTKKEMQDFLYREPTKVKVNGVNLTYEGLIPKIHKSFLSKDKEAMQPHIRAFVERAVTFTACPQCDGTRLSEGARSSKIDKISIADACAMEIRDLAEWVRKLNEPSVAPLLTALQGTLDSFTEIGLGYLSLDRPAGTLSGGEAQRVKMIRHLGSSLTDVTYVFDEPTIGLHPHDIQRMNSLLLRLRDKGNTVLVVEHKPEAIAIADHVVDLGPGAGTQGGTVCFEGTVEGLRASDTVTGRHLDDRAALKETVRTPTGRLAIRGARANNLQGVDVDIPLGVLTVVTGVAGSGKSSLVHGSIPAEEGVISVDQTPIRGSRRSNPATYTGLLDPIRKAFAKANSVKPALFSANSEGACPTCNGAGIIYTDLAMMAGVATTCEDCEGKRFQASVLEYHLGGRDISEILAMPVTEAEEFFRTGQAHTPAAHKILKRLADVGLGYLSLGQPLTTLSGGERQRLKLATHMSEKGSAGVYVLDEPTTGLHLADIEHLLTLLDHLVDSGKSVIVIEHHQAVMAHADWIIDLGPGAGHDGGQIVFEGTPNNLITTRSTLTGKHLAAYINT, encoded by the coding sequence ATGGCCACGAGGGCGGAAGCGCAGTCGCCTGCGCTGCACGTTGCCGACAGTCACGGTTTGATCCGCGTGCACGGGGCGCGTGAGAACAATCTGAAGGACGTCAGTGTCGAGATCCCCAAGCGCCGGCTGACGGTGTTCACCGGTGTTTCCGGTTCGGGCAAGAGCTCGCTGGTGTTCGACACGATCGCCGCGGAGTCGCAGCGGCTGATCAACGAGACGTACAGCGCGTTCGTACAGGGGTTCATGCCGACGCTGGCACGGCCGGAAGTCGACGTACTGGACGGACTGACCACGGCGATCAGCGTCGATCAGCAGCGGATGGGGGGCGACCCCCGCTCCACGGTGGGCACCGCCACCGACGCCAACGCGATGCTGCGCATCCTCTTCAGCCGCCTCGGCAAGCCGCACATCGGCCCGCCCGGTGCGTACTCCTTCAACACCGCCTCGGTGAAGGCGAGCGGCGCGATCACAGTCGAGCGCGGTGACAGGAAGGCGGTGAAGGCCACCTTCTCCCGTACCGGCGGTATGTGCACGCACTGCGAGGGGCGGGGCAAGGTCTCCGACATCGACCTCACCCAGCTCTACGACGACACCAAGTCCATCGCCGAGGGCGCGTTCACCATCCCCGGCTGGAAATCGGACAACGTGTGGACGGTGGGGATCTACGCCGAGTCCGGTTTCCTCGACCCGAACAAGCCGATCCGCAGGTTCACCAAGAAGGAGATGCAGGACTTCCTCTACCGTGAGCCGACCAAGGTGAAGGTCAACGGTGTCAACCTCACCTACGAGGGACTGATCCCCAAGATCCACAAGTCGTTCCTGTCCAAGGACAAGGAGGCGATGCAGCCGCACATCCGGGCGTTCGTGGAGCGGGCTGTCACCTTCACCGCCTGCCCCCAGTGCGACGGCACCCGGCTGAGCGAAGGCGCCCGGTCGTCGAAGATCGACAAGATCAGCATCGCCGACGCGTGCGCGATGGAGATCCGGGATCTGGCCGAGTGGGTCCGCAAACTCAACGAGCCCTCGGTGGCGCCGCTGCTCACCGCGCTGCAGGGCACCCTCGACTCGTTCACGGAGATCGGCCTCGGCTACCTCTCGCTCGACCGGCCGGCAGGCACGCTCTCGGGCGGTGAGGCGCAGCGGGTCAAGATGATCCGCCACCTCGGCTCTTCGCTCACCGATGTCACCTATGTCTTCGACGAGCCGACCATCGGTCTGCACCCGCACGACATCCAGCGGATGAACAGCCTGCTGCTGCGGCTGCGGGACAAGGGCAACACGGTGCTCGTCGTGGAGCACAAGCCGGAGGCGATCGCGATCGCCGACCACGTCGTCGACCTCGGCCCGGGCGCCGGTACACAGGGCGGCACCGTCTGCTTCGAAGGCACCGTGGAAGGGCTACGGGCCAGCGACACCGTCACCGGCCGCCATCTCGACGACCGGGCCGCCCTCAAAGAGACGGTACGCACCCCCACCGGGCGCCTCGCGATCCGCGGAGCGAGAGCGAACAACCTGCAGGGCGTCGACGTCGACATCCCCCTGGGGGTACTGACCGTGGTCACCGGCGTCGCCGGCTCGGGCAAGAGCTCACTCGTACACGGATCCATCCCCGCCGAAGAAGGTGTCATCTCGGTCGACCAGACCCCGATCCGCGGCTCCAGGCGGAGCAACCCGGCAACATACACCGGACTGCTCGACCCGATCCGCAAGGCATTCGCCAAGGCCAACAGCGTGAAGCCGGCACTGTTCAGCGCCAACTCCGAAGGCGCCTGCCCCACCTGCAACGGCGCCGGCATCATCTACACCGACCTCGCGATGATGGCCGGAGTCGCCACCACCTGCGAAGACTGCGAAGGGAAACGGTTCCAGGCCTCGGTGCTGGAGTACCACCTCGGCGGCCGCGACATCAGCGAGATCCTCGCAATGCCGGTAACCGAAGCAGAGGAATTCTTCCGCACCGGCCAGGCACATACACCCGCCGCACACAAAATCCTCAAACGGCTCGCCGACGTCGGACTCGGCTACCTCAGCCTCGGCCAACCACTCACCACACTCTCCGGCGGCGAACGACAACGCCTCAAACTCGCCACCCACATGAGCGAGAAAGGCAGCGCCGGCGTCTACGTCCTGGACGAACCGACCACCGGACTCCACCTCGCCGACATCGAACACCTCCTCACCCTCCTCGACCACCTCGTCGACTCCGGCAAATCAGTCATCGTCATCGAGCACCACCAAGCAGTCATGGCACACGCCGACTGGATCATCGACCTCGGCCCCGGCGCCGGACACGACGGCGGCCAGATCGTCTTCGAAGGCACACCGAACAACCTCATCACCACCCGCTCCACCCTCACCGGCAAACACCTCGCCGCCTACATCAACACCTGA
- a CDS encoding winged helix-turn-helix transcriptional regulator produces the protein MVTKQFGGSPEDADLRRADSLAREIFSDVANKWALLIIEVLGERTLRFGELRGEIEGISHKMLTQNLRMLERNGLVGRRVHPVVPPRVEYSLTEPGRALRVTIDGMCDWTHRYLGHIEASRHRFDA, from the coding sequence ATGGTGACCAAGCAGTTCGGGGGCTCGCCGGAGGATGCGGACCTGAGGCGCGCGGACTCGCTGGCGCGGGAGATCTTCTCGGACGTTGCCAACAAGTGGGCGTTGTTGATCATCGAGGTGCTGGGGGAGCGCACCTTGCGTTTCGGTGAGTTGCGGGGCGAGATCGAGGGGATCAGCCACAAGATGCTCACCCAGAACCTGCGCATGCTGGAGCGCAATGGCCTTGTCGGGCGGAGGGTGCATCCGGTGGTACCGCCGCGGGTCGAGTACTCGCTCACCGAGCCGGGCCGGGCCCTGCGGGTGACGATCGACGGGATGTGCGACTGGACCCACCGGTACCTCGGTCACATCGAGGCTTCGCGTCACCGTTTCGACGCGTGA
- a CDS encoding RidA family protein: MAITLINPSGLPAIDAYQQVSIATGSKLVFIAGQVAWNTHGDTVGRGDLTAQVEQCYLNIATALTEIGASFDDVAKLTLYVVDWTPDKMPQLIEGITRAATTLGTTPTPPATLLGVAALDIPEHLVEIEATAIID; encoded by the coding sequence GTGGCCATCACCCTGATCAACCCCAGCGGACTCCCCGCCATCGACGCCTATCAGCAGGTGTCCATCGCCACCGGCTCGAAACTGGTCTTCATCGCCGGACAGGTCGCCTGGAACACCCACGGAGACACCGTCGGCCGAGGAGACCTCACCGCCCAGGTCGAACAGTGCTACCTCAATATCGCCACCGCCCTCACCGAGATCGGCGCCAGCTTCGACGACGTAGCAAAACTCACCCTCTACGTCGTCGACTGGACCCCCGACAAAATGCCCCAACTCATCGAAGGCATCACCCGAGCAGCCACCACACTCGGAACCACCCCCACACCCCCAGCCACACTCCTCGGCGTCGCCGCACTGGACATACCCGAACACCTCGTCGAAATCGAAGCCACCGCCATCATCGACTGA
- a CDS encoding DUF2750 domain-containing protein, with translation MVRRRQLSFGAVRGAGTVWFVREGEDSPAPSGADGRRSVPFWSCAACAARAVDMRGRGLWVESMPLDAWCEGVLPAMNRVGLLVASIGPRAASGGVELRRR, from the coding sequence GTGGTGCGCAGGCGGCAGCTTTCTTTCGGGGCTGTCCGTGGGGCCGGGACGGTCTGGTTCGTCCGGGAGGGTGAGGACAGCCCCGCTCCTTCGGGCGCGGACGGCAGGCGCAGCGTGCCGTTCTGGTCGTGTGCTGCTTGTGCGGCTCGGGCGGTCGACATGCGGGGGCGGGGGCTGTGGGTGGAGTCGATGCCCTTGGACGCCTGGTGTGAGGGGGTACTGCCCGCCATGAACCGGGTCGGCTTGCTCGTGGCATCAATTGGTCCGAGGGCTGCCTCTGGTGGGGTGGAGCTTCGCCGTCGATGA
- a CDS encoding GNAT family N-acetyltransferase — MLVVREMSEADIEAVSAVRVEGWRSAYAGLVPQTYLDAMSVGRDVVERRRRFADPHRRSVDLVAVDADRVVGWTSFGPCQLPAPAPAPAPAPAPVAVAVAGAGPAGEVFALYVRPGLTGRGVGRALMDEAHRCMGDLLLRVSLLWVLAGNGGARRFYERVGYRADGGAQDDVYDGVTLTELRYRRVL, encoded by the coding sequence ATGCTGGTGGTGCGGGAGATGAGCGAGGCCGACATCGAGGCTGTGTCGGCGGTGCGGGTGGAGGGGTGGCGGTCGGCGTATGCCGGGTTGGTGCCGCAGACGTATCTGGATGCGATGTCGGTGGGGCGTGACGTCGTTGAGCGTCGGAGGCGGTTTGCTGATCCGCACCGGCGTTCGGTGGATCTGGTCGCTGTGGATGCGGATCGTGTGGTGGGGTGGACCAGTTTCGGCCCGTGTCAACTTCCGGCACCGGCACCGGCACCGGCACCGGCACCGGCACCGGTGGCGGTGGCGGTGGCGGGTGCTGGGCCGGCGGGGGAGGTCTTTGCCTTGTATGTGCGGCCGGGTTTGACGGGCCGGGGTGTTGGGCGGGCTCTGATGGATGAGGCGCACCGTTGTATGGGGGACCTGCTTTTGCGGGTGTCGTTGTTGTGGGTGTTGGCGGGTAATGGGGGTGCGCGGCGTTTCTACGAGCGTGTGGGTTATCGGGCTGATGGTGGTGCTCAGGACGATGTGTACGACGGTGTCACGTTGACCGAGTTGCGTTATCGGCGGGTGCTTTAA
- a CDS encoding cold-shock protein, producing MASGTVKWFNSEKGFGFIEQDGGGPDVFAHYSNIASSGFRELQEGQKVTFDVTQGQKGPQAENITPA from the coding sequence ATGGCCAGCGGAACCGTGAAGTGGTTCAACTCGGAGAAGGGCTTCGGCTTCATCGAGCAGGACGGGGGAGGCCCGGATGTCTTCGCCCACTACTCGAACATCGCCAGCTCGGGCTTCCGTGAGCTGCAGGAGGGCCAGAAGGTGACCTTCGACGTCACCCAGGGCCAGAAGGGCCCCCAGGCGGAGAACATCACCCCCGCCTGA